A genome region from Dolichospermum compactum NIES-806 includes the following:
- a CDS encoding Uma2 family endonuclease, whose protein sequence is MITTLIEREAEPILISDLTWREFKAVEQLIERPGLRLSFLDGVLEIRKMPGKKHETIKERIGA, encoded by the coding sequence ATGATAACTACACTCATTGAACGAGAAGCAGAACCGATTTTAATTAGCGACTTAACCTGGAGAGAATTTAAAGCTGTTGAACAGCTAATTGAGCGCCCAGGGTTAAGGTTATCCTTTTTAGATGGAGTCTTGGAGATTCGGAAAATGCCAGGGAAAAAACACGAAACTATCAAAGAACGTATTGGGGCTTGA
- the pyk gene encoding pyruvate kinase, which translates to MRRTKIVCTIGPATSSPEKLEALVRAGMNMARLNFSHGAYEAHAQVFHHLRQISKDLHKPIAIMQDLCGPKIRLGKLPPEGLMLEAGTEVTFLLQEKGENIDELPLPLPTLFAMMRCGEPILINDGRVKLTVTSRDADRIRAQVNIGGLISSHKGVNLPATPLPVSSITEKDLADLRFGIQLGVDWVAVSFVRSPQDLEPARRMIEGAGSKIRLIAKIERAEAVTNLDAILEAADGIMIARGDLGVEVPIYEVPLIQKEIARRCNQAGKPVITATQMLESMISSPDPTRAEATDVANSIFDGTDAVMLSGETAMGDYPIAAVQIMHNIALQTETALQEGNRHSWIPEAGSLSVTESVSQSVCRIAYEIGAKAILCNTTSGSTAKLVSKYRPSTPIIALTSDCTAYRQLALSWGVEPLLIQPVHNAEEMFVNVVDTVVDSGLVQEGDKVVITSGVPIGQSGTTSLIKVHSIGQPITA; encoded by the coding sequence TTCTCTCATGGTGCTTATGAGGCTCATGCCCAGGTTTTTCATCATCTGCGGCAGATTAGCAAGGATTTACACAAGCCCATTGCAATTATGCAAGATTTGTGTGGACCAAAGATTCGGTTGGGGAAATTACCACCGGAAGGGCTAATGTTAGAAGCTGGGACTGAGGTGACATTTCTCCTACAGGAGAAGGGGGAAAATATTGATGAGTTACCCTTGCCTCTACCCACTCTATTCGCCATGATGCGATGTGGTGAACCGATTTTAATTAATGATGGTCGGGTGAAATTAACTGTTACCAGTCGTGACGCTGATAGAATTCGCGCTCAGGTGAATATTGGCGGTTTGATTTCTTCTCATAAAGGTGTGAATTTACCCGCAACTCCTTTACCTGTAAGTTCAATTACAGAAAAAGATTTAGCGGATTTACGATTTGGGATACAATTAGGAGTAGACTGGGTTGCGGTGTCCTTTGTGCGATCGCCCCAAGACCTAGAACCCGCACGCCGCATGATTGAAGGCGCTGGCTCAAAAATTCGCCTCATTGCCAAAATCGAACGGGCGGAAGCTGTAACCAACTTAGATGCTATCCTGGAAGCTGCGGACGGAATTATGATTGCCCGTGGCGATTTAGGGGTGGAAGTACCAATTTATGAAGTCCCCCTGATTCAAAAAGAAATTGCTCGTCGTTGTAATCAAGCTGGTAAACCAGTAATTACAGCTACCCAAATGTTAGAGTCCATGATTAGCTCCCCCGACCCGACTCGCGCTGAAGCTACGGACGTGGCTAACTCGATTTTCGATGGCACAGATGCAGTTATGTTGTCTGGAGAAACGGCAATGGGTGACTATCCGATTGCGGCTGTCCAAATCATGCACAATATCGCCTTACAAACAGAAACAGCACTCCAAGAGGGAAATAGACATTCTTGGATTCCTGAAGCTGGTAGTCTCTCTGTCACAGAATCAGTATCTCAATCTGTCTGTCGCATTGCCTATGAAATCGGTGCTAAAGCAATTCTCTGTAATACTACATCAGGAAGTACAGCCAAACTCGTTTCTAAATATCGTCCCAGCACACCAATTATCGCTCTTACTTCCGACTGTACTGCCTACCGTCAATTAGCTTTATCTTGGGGTGTAGAACCGCTACTGATTCAACCTGTTCACAATGCTGAAGAAATGTTTGTGAATGTGGTAGACACCGTTGTAGATAGTGGTTTAGTTCAGGAAGGAGACAAGGTGGTGATTACCTCTGGTGTCCCAATTGGTCAATCTGGAACAACAAGTTTAATTAAAGTGCATTCTATTGGACAGCCAATTACAGCATGA
- a CDS encoding universal stress protein: protein MLARLQSAIGRDDLIEQMVFLPEAKKSFSKRGSQIKSANLIVGYNGSPQSHTALDLACWIAHQTSLATNSQVTVQAVYVLEENFNYQSVDIFNLPENQLQLESEFSNISKPAKFLLTQPKVTAILPQLEREFRTSLKEADSILWQAKTLAQEWQGSFKSHLRFGNIAKELKKVVELESADILFLGCQSSNHPMIAKLDQNFPCAVLGIPHCIDE, encoded by the coding sequence ATGTTAGCACGGTTACAAAGTGCTATAGGTCGTGATGACCTAATTGAACAAATGGTATTCTTACCAGAAGCTAAAAAATCATTTTCTAAAAGAGGTTCTCAGATAAAATCAGCTAACTTAATTGTCGGCTATAATGGTTCACCTCAAAGTCATACAGCCCTGGATCTTGCTTGTTGGATTGCCCACCAAACGAGTTTAGCTACTAACTCTCAAGTTACAGTTCAAGCCGTTTATGTACTAGAAGAAAACTTCAATTATCAGTCTGTTGATATCTTCAATTTGCCTGAAAATCAACTTCAGTTAGAAAGTGAATTCAGCAATATATCAAAGCCAGCTAAGTTCCTATTAACTCAACCAAAAGTAACAGCAATTTTACCGCAGTTAGAAAGAGAATTCAGAACTTCTCTCAAGGAAGCAGACAGTATTCTGTGGCAAGCAAAAACTCTAGCCCAAGAGTGGCAAGGTTCGTTTAAATCTCATCTGCGATTTGGCAACATTGCGAAAGAACTTAAGAAAGTTGTGGAATTAGAAAGTGCAGATATTCTTTTTTTAGGCTGCCAATCTAGTAATCATCCCATGATTGCAAAACTAGATCAAAACTTCCCTTGTGCCGTTTTGGGTATTCCCCATTGTATTGATGAATAA
- a CDS encoding type II toxin-antitoxin system Phd/YefM family antitoxin codes for MSNQTNLTDARNNLADICAQVVADREVMIITQPDGENVALIAADELASLLETTHLLRSPKNAARLLTALERAKARTLKPQNINELRQELGIDQKEKG; via the coding sequence ATGTCCAACCAAACAAACTTAACAGATGCTCGTAATAACCTAGCTGACATCTGCGCTCAAGTAGTTGCAGATAGAGAAGTGATGATTATTACCCAACCTGACGGTGAAAACGTCGCCCTTATTGCTGCTGACGAATTAGCAAGTTTATTAGAAACAACTCATTTACTGCGATCGCCTAAAAATGCAGCGCGTCTTTTAACTGCTTTAGAAAGAGCAAAAGCCAGAACTTTAAAACCGCAAAATATTAACGAATTACGTCAGGAGTTGGGAATTGACCAAAAAGAAAAAGGATGA
- a CDS encoding BsuBI/PstI family type II restriction endonuclease produces the protein MTTFLTDSTDINRFNLSAKLNPKQRSELGQFMTPATVARLMAGQFNNLSGHINLLDPGAGVGSLTAAFVERLLTNSNQVESCFITAYEVEASFIPSLQECLNHCCQALKNRGIKTDYCLQNESFIGSITENNLPLFNTYTQNFTHAILNPPYKKINSKSIEKKILSKLGIETVNLYSAFVWLSILQLSINGEIVAITPRSFCNGSYFRPFRQAFLEKMVLQNIHIFESRSLAFAEDNVLQENIIFHATKTEIKPKFIEISINSEQELDSFSEMRLVPYNQVIEKNDPEMFIHVLTNSLEDALKVQMDKFPSTLEELSLEISTGPVVDFRLKSSLRNSLDDQTVPLIYPESIKPGKVLFPPTKPKKSIAIEKNQETQKWLIPSGCYIVVKRFSAKEEKRRIVAAVSYPIDSSALGIENHLNYYHAKGKGMNLDLAKGLTAFLNSTLFDQYFRLFSGNTQVNATDLRKIKYPCKNDLIKLGTQIHESAFDQDQIDQLVHQNLSIMSEAINTIHASKRIQEALTILKEISAPKEQQNERSALCLLALADIRPETSWDQATTPKRRITEMMDWFRDFYGKQYAPNTRETVRRQTMHQFVQMGLVVENPDQPDRPINSPKWCYQLQQQALSLIQSYGSDQWEESHRNYTISVKNLLQDRTRNISTIPVSLPNGQAIYLSSGGQNNLIKDILENFCPRFTPGGLVLYVGDAGDKFIINETQKFREIGIDLDPHGKMPDVVVYYQQQDWLILIEAVTSHGPVNLKRHNELKQLFQSSSKGLVFMTAFPSRKDMTRYLAEISWETEVWVADQPDHLIHFNGERFLGPYKTR, from the coding sequence ATGACAACTTTCTTGACAGACTCCACAGATATAAATAGATTTAATTTATCGGCAAAATTAAACCCAAAACAAAGAAGTGAATTGGGTCAATTTATGACTCCTGCGACAGTTGCGAGATTGATGGCAGGACAATTTAACAATTTATCAGGTCATATTAATTTACTAGATCCTGGTGCTGGTGTTGGGTCTTTAACTGCTGCTTTTGTAGAGCGATTATTGACAAATTCTAATCAAGTTGAAAGTTGTTTTATCACAGCTTATGAAGTAGAAGCAAGCTTTATACCCTCGCTGCAAGAATGTCTTAATCACTGTTGTCAAGCCTTAAAAAATAGAGGGATTAAAACAGATTATTGTTTACAGAATGAAAGCTTTATTGGAAGTATTACAGAAAATAATTTACCACTTTTTAATACTTATACCCAGAATTTTACTCATGCAATTCTAAATCCACCTTATAAAAAGATTAACAGTAAATCAATTGAGAAAAAAATACTGTCAAAGCTGGGAATTGAAACGGTAAATTTATATAGTGCATTTGTTTGGCTATCCATATTACAACTTTCTATAAATGGAGAGATAGTGGCAATTACTCCGAGAAGCTTTTGTAATGGTAGTTATTTTCGTCCTTTTCGCCAAGCTTTTTTGGAAAAAATGGTACTCCAAAATATTCATATATTTGAAAGTCGCTCATTAGCTTTTGCAGAAGATAATGTTTTACAAGAAAATATTATTTTTCATGCTACAAAAACAGAAATTAAACCTAAATTTATAGAAATAAGTATTAACTCAGAACAAGAATTAGATAGTTTTTCGGAAATGAGACTTGTTCCCTATAACCAAGTTATTGAAAAAAATGATCCTGAAATGTTTATCCATGTTCTTACCAACTCTTTGGAAGATGCTTTAAAAGTGCAAATGGATAAATTTCCATCTACATTAGAAGAACTTAGTTTAGAAATTTCAACCGGTCCAGTTGTAGATTTTCGTCTCAAATCATCTTTAAGAAATTCCTTAGATGATCAAACAGTTCCCTTAATTTACCCAGAATCTATCAAACCAGGAAAAGTGTTATTTCCTCCCACAAAACCGAAAAAATCAATTGCTATTGAAAAAAATCAAGAAACACAAAAATGGTTAATTCCATCAGGTTGTTATATTGTAGTCAAACGGTTTTCTGCAAAGGAAGAAAAACGCCGTATTGTTGCTGCTGTGTCTTACCCTATAGATTCATCTGCATTGGGGATAGAAAATCATCTTAACTATTATCATGCTAAGGGAAAAGGAATGAATCTCGACTTAGCAAAAGGTTTAACAGCATTTCTCAATTCAACTTTATTTGATCAATACTTTCGCCTATTTAGTGGTAACACACAAGTTAATGCTACAGACCTACGAAAAATTAAATACCCCTGTAAAAATGATTTAATAAAACTAGGAACACAAATTCATGAATCTGCGTTTGATCAAGATCAAATTGATCAACTTGTACATCAAAATCTATCAATTATGAGTGAAGCAATCAACACAATTCACGCTAGTAAACGTATTCAAGAAGCACTAACTATTCTTAAAGAAATTTCTGCACCCAAAGAACAGCAAAACGAAAGATCCGCACTGTGCTTACTCGCATTGGCAGACATTCGACCGGAAACTTCTTGGGATCAAGCAACAACACCCAAACGCAGAATTACTGAAATGATGGATTGGTTTCGTGATTTTTATGGAAAACAATACGCACCAAATACAAGGGAAACAGTGAGAAGACAAACAATGCACCAGTTTGTACAAATGGGTTTAGTAGTGGAAAATCCAGATCAACCCGACCGACCAATTAATAGTCCTAAATGGTGTTATCAACTTCAGCAACAAGCACTTTCGCTGATACAATCTTATGGTTCTGATCAGTGGGAAGAATCTCATCGTAATTATACTATTTCTGTCAAGAATTTATTGCAGGATAGAACTCGAAATATCTCCACAATTCCCGTTAGTTTACCCAATGGACAAGCAATTTATCTATCATCAGGTGGACAAAATAATTTAATCAAAGACATTTTAGAAAATTTTTGTCCCAGATTTACACCAGGAGGTTTGGTTCTTTATGTCGGTGATGCTGGGGATAAGTTCATTATTAATGAAACTCAAAAGTTTCGAGAAATAGGAATTGATTTAGATCCTCATGGTAAAATGCCAGATGTTGTAGTTTATTATCAACAACAAGACTGGCTAATATTAATAGAAGCTGTCACCAGTCATGGACCTGTGAATTTAAAACGACACAATGAACTAAAACAACTATTTCAGTCTAGTAGCAAGGGATTAGTTTTTATGACTGCTTTTCCCAGTCGCAAGGACATGACTCGGTATCTAGCTGAGATCTCTTGGGAAACAGAAGTTTGGGTAGCAGATCAACCAGATCATTTAATTCATTTTAACGGAGAGAGATTTCTCGGACCATACAAAACCCGGTAA
- a CDS encoding Uma2 family endonuclease, producing MVKIPFLASTIPPLTNGDKLTRYEFERRYNTTSKPKKAELIEGIVYIMPAALRFRSHGQPHGRILTWIGNYEVLTPGVALGVEPTVRLDLDNEPQPDAILIIIPEAGGQTRISEDDYIEGAPELVVEIAASSAAIDLHGKKQAYRRNGVKEYIVWQVLDQKLSWFSLEEGEYLELAPNEQGVLQSQVFPGLWLAVNELLIGNMQVVLNVLQAGLQSLEHADFIEKLGDLKSD from the coding sequence ATGGTAAAAATACCCTTTCTGGCTTCAACAATTCCTCCTTTAACAAACGGGGATAAACTCACCCGTTATGAATTTGAACGGCGATATAATACAACATCTAAACCTAAAAAAGCTGAATTAATTGAAGGAATTGTTTATATTATGCCCGCTGCTCTGCGTTTTAGAAGTCATGGACAACCTCATGGTCGCATCTTAACATGGATTGGTAATTATGAAGTTTTAACTCCTGGTGTGGCATTAGGAGTTGAACCTACAGTCCGGCTAGATTTAGATAATGAACCTCAACCTGATGCAATTCTGATTATTATACCAGAAGCAGGTGGACAAACTCGAATTAGTGAGGACGATTATATTGAAGGTGCGCCGGAGTTGGTGGTAGAAATTGCTGCTAGTAGTGCAGCTATTGACCTACATGGCAAAAAACAAGCTTATCGTCGCAATGGAGTCAAAGAATATATTGTTTGGCAAGTTTTAGACCAAAAATTGAGTTGGTTTTCCTTAGAAGAAGGTGAATATTTAGAATTAGCACCTAATGAACAGGGAGTTTTACAAAGTCAGGTATTTCCAGGTTTATGGTTAGCGGTAAATGAATTATTAATAGGTAATATGCAAGTTGTTTTGAATGTTTTACAAGCTGGTTTACAGTCTCTAGAACACGCAGATTTTATAGAGAAATTAGGTGATTTGAAAAGCGATTAG
- a CDS encoding Txe/YoeB family addiction module toxin — protein MTKKKKDESKPSEIKIRDAVFHPEFREDLAFWVETNRKTALRAFNLIEAIMRDPFTGTGKPEPLKYLDSDAWSRRLTQEHRIVYLISDDRIDFLQARFHY, from the coding sequence TTGACCAAAAAGAAAAAGGATGAATCAAAACCCTCAGAAATTAAAATTCGGGATGCTGTATTTCATCCAGAATTTCGGGAAGACCTCGCTTTTTGGGTAGAGACAAACCGTAAAACTGCGCTGCGTGCTTTTAATTTAATTGAAGCGATTATGCGAGATCCTTTTACTGGTACTGGAAAACCAGAACCTCTGAAATATTTAGATTCAGATGCGTGGTCACGACGACTTACCCAAGAACATCGAATTGTTTATCTAATTAGTGATGACAGAATTGATTTTCTACAAGCTAGATTTCATTATTGA
- a CDS encoding UDP-N-acetylmuramoyl-tripeptide--D-alanyl-D-alanine ligase: MSVSITISQLLEVLIAEPVNVSVSTLTQLAIGIQTDTRILQPGKVFLALRGEKFDGHDFVPTAIAQGAIVAIVDHHYENPGFPVLRVKDTLKAYQQIAKWWRESFAIPVIGITGSVGKTTTKELISAVLATKGKVHKTYGNFNNEIGVPKTLLEMGRDNDFAVIEMAMRGRGQIAELTEIATPTIGVITNVGTAHIELLGSEEAIAEAKCELLATMPNDSIAILNYDNTLLMDTAAKFWQGKVISYGFSGGDIQGILTDNEIVEVAGMRLPLPLPGRHNATNFLAALAVAQVLEIDWQLLQSGIMVNMPTGRSQRFTLANDVVILDETYNAAPEAMLAALQLLADTPGKRKIAVLGAMKELGERSPELHQKVGEMVKNLHLDGLLVLVDSKDAEIIANSADNISCECFTTHADLVTRLKTFMQTGDRLLFKAAHSVGLDRVVNQLRAEFTN; this comes from the coding sequence ATGTCAGTCTCTATCACTATCTCTCAACTGCTTGAAGTTCTTATCGCTGAACCTGTGAATGTATCTGTATCTACCTTAACTCAGTTGGCTATTGGGATACAAACAGATACCCGCATTTTGCAACCAGGGAAAGTGTTTTTGGCTTTGCGAGGAGAAAAGTTTGACGGACATGATTTTGTACCCACAGCGATCGCTCAAGGGGCTATAGTTGCAATAGTTGATCATCATTACGAAAATCCCGGTTTTCCGGTTTTGCGGGTTAAAGATACTTTAAAGGCATATCAACAAATTGCTAAATGGTGGCGCGAAAGCTTTGCTATTCCCGTAATTGGTATCACAGGTTCAGTAGGGAAAACCACAACTAAAGAATTAATTTCCGCAGTTTTAGCCACAAAAGGCAAAGTTCATAAAACCTACGGGAATTTTAATAATGAAATTGGTGTTCCCAAAACCCTGTTAGAAATGGGTAGAGACAATGACTTTGCTGTGATTGAAATGGCGATGCGGGGAAGAGGACAAATTGCGGAACTTACAGAAATTGCTACGCCAACAATTGGGGTAATTACTAATGTAGGAACGGCACATATTGAATTACTGGGTTCAGAGGAAGCCATTGCTGAAGCTAAGTGTGAATTATTAGCAACCATGCCAAATGATAGTATCGCTATTCTTAATTATGATAATACCTTATTAATGGATACAGCCGCGAAGTTTTGGCAGGGGAAAGTTATCAGTTATGGCTTTTCTGGTGGCGATATTCAAGGAATATTAACTGATAATGAAATTGTAGAAGTTGCCGGAATGCGCCTACCTTTACCTTTACCTGGTCGTCATAATGCCACCAATTTTTTAGCAGCTTTAGCAGTAGCTCAGGTATTAGAAATTGATTGGCAATTATTGCAATCTGGTATCATGGTGAATATGCCCACAGGTAGAAGTCAACGCTTCACTTTAGCTAATGATGTGGTGATTTTAGATGAAACCTATAATGCTGCGCCAGAAGCCATGTTAGCCGCTTTGCAGTTGTTAGCAGACACACCAGGAAAGCGGAAAATTGCAGTTTTAGGGGCAATGAAGGAATTAGGAGAAAGATCCCCAGAACTTCATCAAAAAGTTGGAGAAATGGTCAAAAATTTGCATCTTGATGGGTTATTAGTATTAGTTGATAGTAAAGATGCGGAAATTATTGCTAATAGTGCTGATAATATATCTTGTGAATGTTTCACTACCCATGCTGACTTGGTAACAAGATTAAAAACATTTATGCAAACAGGCGATCGCTTATTATTCAAAGCAGCCCATTCTGTGGGATTAGATCGAGTTGTTAACCAATTACGGGCTGAATTCACCAATTAA
- a CDS encoding AbrB/MazE/SpoVT family DNA-binding domain-containing protein — protein sequence MEITKLSTQGQITIPQVLRDQYHWQDGQELIIINLGDGILLKPKKTFPETKLDDAAGCLNYQGKAKTIEEMEEAVAQGIEELWSQLQQ from the coding sequence ATGGAAATTACTAAACTATCAACTCAAGGTCAAATTACTATTCCCCAAGTTTTAAGAGATCAGTATCATTGGCAAGATGGACAGGAATTAATAATAATTAATTTGGGGGATGGAATTTTATTAAAGCCTAAAAAAACTTTTCCAGAAACAAAATTAGATGATGCTGCTGGTTGTTTGAATTATCAAGGAAAAGCCAAAACAATTGAAGAAATGGAAGAAGCGGTAGCACAAGGAATAGAAGAATTATGGAGTCAATTACAACAATAA
- a CDS encoding DUF4926 domain-containing protein, with protein sequence MTTVTLFQWVEIKQDVPNSPVKAGNKGVVLDHLNPTTTQPEPGYILEVFEDGETLDIVSIPISWVNPLPQSWGSVEYNTK encoded by the coding sequence ATGACAACAGTTACCTTATTCCAATGGGTAGAAATAAAACAAGATGTTCCAAATAGTCCTGTAAAAGCTGGTAATAAGGGGGTTGTTTTAGATCATCTCAATCCTACTACAACCCAGCCAGAACCAGGATATATTTTAGAAGTCTTTGAAGATGGTGAAACTCTAGATATTGTTTCTATTCCTATTTCCTGGGTTAACCCTCTTCCTCAAAGTTGGGGAAGTGTTGAATATAATACTAAATAG
- a CDS encoding transaldolase — translation MPKNLLEALRAITVVVADTGDIQSIEQFKPQDATTNPSLITAAAQMPEYQDIVDQTLLKAKKDAGTGASQAQVVSLAFDRLAVSFGLKILQIIPGRVSTEVDARLSYDTDATVAKARDLIAQYKAAGVSKERVLIKIASTWEGIKAGEILEKEGIHCNLTLLFGLHQAIACAEAGITLISPFVGRILDWYKKDTGRDSYPSAEDPGVLSVTTIYNYYKKFGYKTEVMGASFRNIGEITELAGCDLLTISPGLLTELQNTVAELPRKLDPAKVANLSIDKISLDKATFDQMHNGDRMASDKLAEGIDGFTKALISLEKLLAERLARLESEKVTA, via the coding sequence ATGCCTAAGAACTTACTAGAAGCACTACGGGCAATAACCGTTGTGGTAGCGGATACCGGAGATATCCAATCAATTGAACAGTTTAAACCTCAAGATGCTACGACCAATCCCTCATTGATTACCGCTGCGGCACAAATGCCGGAATATCAGGATATTGTTGATCAAACTTTACTCAAAGCTAAGAAAGATGCGGGTACTGGTGCTAGTCAAGCCCAGGTGGTATCTCTGGCTTTTGACCGTTTGGCGGTATCTTTTGGATTAAAGATTTTGCAAATTATTCCTGGTCGCGTTTCTACAGAAGTAGATGCTCGTTTATCCTATGATACAGATGCTACTGTGGCTAAGGCACGGGATTTAATCGCTCAGTATAAAGCTGCTGGTGTTTCCAAAGAGCGGGTTTTGATTAAAATTGCCTCTACTTGGGAAGGTATCAAAGCTGGGGAAATTTTGGAAAAAGAAGGTATTCACTGTAACTTAACTTTACTATTTGGTCTGCACCAAGCGATCGCCTGTGCTGAAGCTGGAATCACTTTAATTTCTCCTTTTGTTGGTCGCATTCTTGACTGGTACAAGAAAGATACTGGCCGGGATAGTTACCCGTCAGCGGAAGATCCAGGTGTATTATCTGTGACTACCATTTATAACTACTATAAAAAGTTTGGTTATAAAACTGAGGTAATGGGTGCTAGTTTCCGCAATATTGGCGAAATTACTGAATTAGCTGGTTGCGATTTGTTAACTATCTCTCCTGGTTTGTTGACAGAATTGCAAAACACTGTTGCTGAATTACCCCGCAAACTTGATCCTGCGAAGGTAGCAAATCTATCAATTGATAAAATTTCTCTTGATAAAGCCACCTTTGATCAAATGCACAATGGCGATCGCATGGCTTCTGATAAACTTGCAGAAGGTATTGATGGTTTTACCAAGGCTTTGATTTCTTTGGAAAAACTATTGGCCGAAAGATTAGCTCGTTTAGAAAGTGAAAAGGTAACTGCTTAA
- the bchB gene encoding ferredoxin:protochlorophyllide reductase (ATP-dependent) subunit B — MKLAYWMYSGPAHIGTLRIASSFKNVHAIMHAPLGDDYFNVMRSMLSRERNFTPVTTSVVDRNVLARGSQEKVVDNITRKDAEEHPDLIVLTPTCTSSILQEDLHNFVGRAQLEAKGDVMLADVNHYRYNELQAADRTLQQIVQYYIEKARKRGELPAGKTAKPSVNIIGVSTLGFHNNHDVTELKRLMTDLGIQVNTVIPEGASVHELKTMPQAWFNLIPYRELGLTTAKYLEEQFGTPYVDITPMGVVETAKCIRKIQQVINAQGAEVNYEDFINEQTLHVSQAAWFSRSIDCQNLTGKKAVVFGDNTHAAALTKILAREMGIHVVWAGTYCKYDADWFREQVSEYCDEVLITDDHGEIGDAIARVEPSAIFGTQMERHVGKRLDIPCGVIAAPIHVQNFPIGYKPFMGYEGTNQITDLIYNSFTLGMEDHLLEIFGGHDTKEVITKGISAESGLNWTKDGQAELNKIPGFVRGKVKRNTEKFARERGFKDISAEVLYAAKESVGA, encoded by the coding sequence ATGAAATTGGCTTACTGGATGTATTCAGGACCCGCCCACATTGGGACTTTGCGGATTGCAAGTTCCTTTAAAAACGTTCATGCTATCATGCACGCGCCCCTCGGTGATGACTACTTTAACGTTATGCGTTCCATGCTATCGCGGGAAAGAAACTTTACCCCAGTTACAACCAGCGTGGTTGACAGAAACGTTTTAGCGCGAGGTTCTCAAGAAAAGGTGGTAGACAACATCACCCGCAAAGACGCGGAAGAACACCCAGATTTAATCGTTTTAACTCCTACCTGCACTTCCAGTATTTTGCAAGAAGACTTACACAACTTTGTGGGAAGGGCGCAGTTGGAAGCAAAAGGGGACGTAATGCTGGCGGACGTGAACCATTACCGCTACAATGAATTACAAGCCGCAGACCGGACTTTACAACAAATCGTCCAATATTACATTGAGAAAGCCCGGAAGCGGGGGGAATTACCCGCAGGGAAAACTGCAAAACCCTCAGTTAACATTATCGGGGTTTCTACTCTGGGTTTCCACAATAATCACGATGTTACTGAACTGAAGCGGTTAATGACTGATTTAGGCATTCAGGTAAATACTGTCATTCCTGAAGGTGCGTCTGTTCATGAGTTAAAAACTATGCCTCAAGCTTGGTTTAATCTAATTCCTTATCGGGAACTGGGGTTAACTACAGCTAAATATTTAGAAGAACAATTCGGGACTCCTTACGTAGATATTACGCCGATGGGTGTTGTGGAAACTGCTAAATGTATCCGTAAAATTCAGCAGGTAATTAACGCCCAAGGTGCTGAGGTTAATTACGAAGATTTCATTAATGAACAAACTCTGCACGTATCCCAAGCGGCTTGGTTCTCCCGTTCTATTGACTGTCAGAACTTGACTGGGAAGAAAGCGGTGGTATTTGGTGATAATACTCATGCAGCGGCTTTAACGAAGATTCTGGCGCGGGAAATGGGGATTCACGTGGTGTGGGCTGGTACTTATTGCAAGTATGATGCTGACTGGTTTAGAGAACAGGTGAGCGAATATTGCGATGAAGTATTGATTACAGATGATCATGGTGAAATCGGGGATGCGATCGCTCGCGTCGAACCTTCTGCTATATTTGGTACACAGATGGAACGTCACGTTGGTAAACGTTTGGATATTCCCTGCGGTGTGATTGCAGCGCCTATTCACGTGCAGAATTTCCCCATTGGTTACAAGCCATTTATGGGTTATGAAGGTACAAATCAAATCACAGATTTAATCTACAATTCCTTCACTTTGGGCATGGAAGATCACTTATTAGAAATCTTTGGTGGACACGATACAAAAGAAGTAATTACCAAAGGAATTTCTGCGGAATCTGGTTTGAATTGGACAAAAGATGGCCAAGCAGAATTGAATAAAATTCCTGGTTTTGTGCGCGGGAAAGTGAAGCGAAATACTGAAAAGTTTGCCCGTGAGCGTGGGTTTAAAGATATCTCGGCTGAGGTTTTGTATGCAGCTAAGGAGTCTGTAGGGGCTTAG